One Cupriavidus oxalaticus genomic region harbors:
- a CDS encoding nitrite reductase, giving the protein MKARKWLHPAFAALPLSLWLGLPQAATNTAKAAPKAEAKAEQKAALPTLTAAEFDHARQIYFERCAGCHGVLRKGATGKPLTPDITRARGSEYLKTFIKYGSPAGMPNWGTSGDLSDKEVDLMARYIQLDPPTPPEFSLADIEKSRKDILPVAQRPTKKMNQYNLDNLFSVTLRDAGEVALIDGDSKQIINIVKTGYAVHISRMSASGRYLYVIGRDARLDLIDLWLPKPDIVAEVKIGMEARSVETSKYKGYEDKYAVAGSYWPPQYVIMEGDTLKPLKVVSTRGMTVDNEYHPEPRVASIVASHYHPEFVINAKETGKILMVNYSDLSNLKTTTIDSAKFLHDGGFDSTGRYFLVAANASDKIAVVDTKEDKLAALIEVGKTPHPGRGANFTHPKFGPVWATSHLGDETISLIGTDPVGNPAQAWKVVQTLKGQGGGSLFIKTHPRSSNLWVDTPLNPDAKLNQSVAVFDTRNLEDGFKVLPIADWAGLKGAGAKRVVQAEYNKAGDEVWFSVWGTKDGESALVVVDDKTRTLKTVIKDKRLVTPTGKFNAYNTQHDVY; this is encoded by the coding sequence ATGAAAGCAAGAAAATGGCTTCACCCCGCATTCGCGGCACTGCCGCTGTCGCTCTGGCTGGGACTTCCCCAGGCAGCCACCAACACCGCTAAGGCCGCACCGAAGGCTGAAGCAAAAGCCGAACAGAAGGCGGCACTCCCCACGCTCACCGCGGCCGAGTTCGACCATGCCAGGCAGATCTACTTCGAGCGCTGCGCCGGCTGCCACGGCGTGCTGCGCAAGGGCGCGACCGGCAAGCCGCTGACGCCCGACATCACCCGCGCGCGCGGCTCCGAATACCTGAAGACCTTCATCAAGTACGGCAGCCCGGCCGGCATGCCGAACTGGGGCACGTCCGGCGATCTCTCGGACAAGGAGGTCGACCTGATGGCCCGCTACATCCAGCTCGATCCGCCGACGCCGCCGGAATTTTCGCTCGCCGATATCGAGAAAAGCCGCAAGGACATTTTGCCCGTCGCGCAACGGCCGACGAAGAAGATGAACCAGTACAACCTGGACAACCTCTTCTCGGTCACGCTGCGCGATGCCGGCGAGGTCGCGCTGATCGACGGCGACAGCAAGCAGATCATCAACATCGTCAAGACCGGCTACGCGGTGCATATCTCGCGCATGTCGGCGTCGGGCCGCTACCTGTACGTGATCGGGCGCGATGCGCGGCTGGACCTGATCGACCTGTGGCTGCCCAAGCCGGACATCGTCGCCGAGGTCAAGATCGGCATGGAGGCGCGCTCGGTCGAAACCTCCAAGTACAAGGGCTATGAAGACAAGTACGCGGTGGCGGGCTCGTACTGGCCGCCGCAGTACGTGATCATGGAAGGCGACACGCTCAAGCCGCTGAAGGTGGTGTCCACGCGCGGCATGACCGTCGACAACGAGTACCACCCCGAGCCGCGCGTCGCCTCGATCGTCGCCAGCCACTACCATCCCGAGTTCGTGATCAATGCCAAGGAGACCGGCAAGATCCTGATGGTCAACTACTCGGACCTGTCCAACCTGAAGACCACCACCATCGATTCGGCCAAGTTCCTGCATGACGGCGGCTTCGATTCCACCGGGCGCTACTTCCTGGTCGCGGCCAACGCGTCCGACAAGATCGCCGTGGTCGACACCAAGGAAGACAAGCTCGCCGCGCTGATCGAGGTGGGCAAGACCCCGCACCCGGGGCGCGGCGCCAACTTCACGCATCCGAAGTTCGGCCCGGTCTGGGCCACCAGCCACCTGGGCGACGAGACCATCAGCCTGATCGGCACCGATCCCGTCGGGAATCCGGCGCAGGCCTGGAAGGTGGTGCAGACGCTCAAGGGCCAGGGCGGCGGCTCGCTGTTCATCAAGACGCATCCCAGGTCCTCGAACCTGTGGGTCGACACGCCGCTGAATCCCGATGCCAAGCTGAACCAGTCGGTGGCGGTGTTCGATACGCGCAACCTGGAAGACGGCTTCAAGGTGCTGCCGATCGCCGATTGGGCCGGCCTGAAGGGCGCCGGCGCCAAGCGCGTGGTGCAGGCCGAATACAACAAGGCCGGCGACGAGGTCTGGTTCTCGGTCTGGGGCACCAAGGACGGCGAGTCCGCGCTGGTGGTGGTCGATGACAAGACGCGCACGCTCAAGACCGTGATCAAGGACAAGCGCCTGGTCACGCCAACCGGCAAGTTCAACGCCTACAACACGCAGCACGACGTTTACTAA
- a CDS encoding AsnC family transcriptional regulator, whose amino-acid sequence MTADASGAVLPDTVDTIDATDRRTINALQRGLPLVPRPYAEAAASLGIAEDELLARLRRLLDRGVLTRFGPLYQIERAGGRFVLCACHAPAQRLDAVAGAINAFPEVAHHYQRTHHLNLWFVLAVARAEDVAPALDRIAAAAGVEILPFPKAREFFVNLYLPA is encoded by the coding sequence ATGACAGCCGATGCCTCCGGTGCCGTGCTTCCCGACACCGTCGACACCATCGACGCCACCGACCGCCGCACCATCAACGCGCTGCAGCGTGGCCTGCCGCTGGTGCCGCGGCCGTATGCCGAGGCTGCCGCCTCGCTCGGCATCGCGGAGGACGAACTGCTGGCGCGGCTGCGCCGGCTGCTCGACCGCGGCGTGCTGACACGCTTCGGCCCGCTCTACCAGATCGAGCGCGCGGGCGGCCGCTTCGTGCTGTGCGCCTGCCATGCGCCGGCACAGCGTCTCGACGCCGTGGCCGGCGCGATCAACGCCTTCCCGGAGGTCGCGCACCACTACCAGCGCACCCATCACCTGAACCTGTGGTTCGTGCTGGCGGTCGCGCGGGCCGAAGACGTGGCGCCGGCGCTCGATCGCATTGCCGCCGCGGCCGGCGTCGAGATCCTGCCGTTTCCCAAGGCGCGCGAGTTCTTCGTCAACCTCTACCTTCCCGCATGA
- a CDS encoding universal stress protein, whose product MNKILLATDGSSYSDAAARYLAQSPLLSRDFVVHVVHCEPDVPGDIKSFIDRATLDDWHREQNEKAMGSVATILGEAGIPFERHGFTGFAPARIVEYASQIGASLIVMGSHGRGSFLDAIVGSVARRVLAHAHCPVLLIKD is encoded by the coding sequence ATGAACAAGATCCTGCTGGCGACCGACGGGTCGTCCTATAGCGACGCGGCTGCGCGCTACCTGGCGCAAAGCCCGCTGCTGAGCCGCGACTTCGTCGTGCACGTGGTGCATTGCGAGCCGGATGTCCCCGGCGACATCAAGTCCTTCATCGACCGCGCCACGCTCGACGACTGGCATCGCGAACAGAACGAGAAGGCGATGGGCTCGGTGGCCACCATCCTCGGCGAAGCCGGGATCCCGTTCGAGCGCCATGGCTTCACCGGCTTTGCGCCGGCCCGCATCGTCGAATACGCCAGCCAGATCGGTGCCAGCCTGATCGTGATGGGCTCGCATGGCCGGGGCAGCTTCCTGGATGCCATCGTCGGGTCGGTGGCAAGACGGGTCCTCGCCCATGCGCACTGTCCTGTGCTGCTGATCAAGGATTAG
- the mobB gene encoding molybdopterin-guanine dinucleotide biosynthesis protein B, with product MNPFIFGITGTSGSGKTTLITALLPWFRAQGLAVNVIKHSHHPLELEPPGKDSARFRAAGATEVMVASPYRYAIVRELAGEAEPTLAEQVARLRPADLTLVEGFRREDIPRIEVYRPAHGRAPYYPCDPSIVAVATDARLDTLLPCLPLDDTAQVGRFILAMRGRNHLDPLDPGAFPQAMDMAAA from the coding sequence ATGAATCCCTTTATCTTCGGCATCACCGGCACCTCCGGCAGCGGCAAGACCACGCTGATTACCGCACTGCTGCCCTGGTTTCGCGCGCAAGGCCTGGCCGTCAACGTGATCAAGCACAGCCACCATCCGCTGGAACTCGAGCCTCCCGGCAAGGACAGCGCGCGCTTTCGCGCGGCCGGTGCGACGGAGGTGATGGTGGCCTCGCCCTATCGCTACGCCATCGTGCGCGAACTGGCCGGCGAAGCGGAGCCCACGCTTGCTGAACAGGTGGCGCGGCTGCGGCCGGCGGACCTCACGCTGGTCGAAGGCTTCCGCCGGGAGGATATTCCGCGCATCGAGGTGTATCGCCCGGCGCATGGGCGTGCGCCCTACTATCCCTGCGATCCGTCGATCGTCGCGGTAGCTACCGATGCGCGGCTCGACACATTGCTGCCATGCCTGCCGCTGGACGATACCGCGCAGGTGGGGCGGTTCATTCTCGCCATGCGCGGCCGGAACCATCTGGATCCGCTCGACCCTGGCGCTTTCCCCCAGGCGATGGACATGGCCGCCGCCTGA
- the ahbB gene encoding siroheme decarboxylase subunit beta, which translates to MLDERTLYDTLQHGFPLQPRPYQALAEGLGLCEHTLLSLLARDLGAGRISRVGAVFAPNVIGVSTLAALSVPTAQLDRVAARVSACAPVSHNYARSGHAYNLWFVAGARERSTLDGALAAIAEMAGQVPLDLPMAREYHIDLGFALGTGGRRRRPRRPAAPVPPVTLDADDWRLVAALEAGLPLTPRPFHDLATRTRLPMPRVLERIAQWSAQGVIRRLGVVLRHGRFGYGHNAMCVWDVPDARVDAIGLRLARQPRVTLCYRRERRLPAWPFNLFAMIHARDARDLQPALDHIRATVGLDQAPGAVLVGTRCYKQRGTRYATQEAA; encoded by the coding sequence ATGCTCGACGAACGCACCCTGTACGACACGCTGCAGCACGGCTTCCCGCTGCAGCCCCGCCCCTACCAGGCGCTCGCGGAAGGCCTGGGCCTGTGCGAGCACACGCTGCTGTCGCTGCTGGCGCGCGACCTGGGCGCTGGCCGGATCAGCCGCGTCGGCGCGGTGTTCGCGCCCAATGTGATCGGCGTCAGCACGCTGGCCGCGCTGAGCGTGCCGACGGCACAGCTCGATCGCGTCGCCGCGCGCGTCAGCGCCTGCGCGCCGGTCAGCCACAACTACGCGCGCAGCGGCCACGCCTACAACCTGTGGTTCGTCGCGGGCGCACGCGAGCGCAGCACACTGGACGGCGCGCTCGCCGCCATTGCCGAGATGGCCGGGCAAGTGCCGCTGGACCTGCCGATGGCGCGCGAGTACCACATCGACCTGGGTTTTGCGCTCGGTACCGGCGGCCGCCGCCGGCGGCCGCGCCGGCCTGCTGCCCCCGTGCCGCCGGTCACGCTGGATGCGGATGACTGGCGCCTGGTGGCGGCGCTGGAGGCGGGCCTGCCGCTGACGCCGCGCCCGTTCCACGACCTGGCAACGCGCACGCGGCTGCCGATGCCGCGCGTGCTGGAGCGGATTGCGCAGTGGTCGGCACAGGGCGTCATCCGCCGCCTGGGCGTGGTGCTGCGCCATGGCCGCTTCGGCTACGGGCACAACGCCATGTGCGTGTGGGACGTGCCGGACGCCCGTGTCGACGCGATCGGCCTGCGCCTGGCACGCCAGCCGCGCGTGACACTGTGCTACCGGCGCGAGCGGCGTCTGCCGGCCTGGCCCTTCAACCTGTTCGCGATGATCCATGCGCGCGACGCGCGCGACCTGCAGCCGGCGCTCGACCACATCCGCGCCACCGTCGGGCTGGACCAGGCGCCCGGCGCGGTGCTGGTCGGCACCCGTTGCTACAAGCAGCGCGGCACGCGCTACGCCACGCAGGAGGCGGCTTGA
- the ahbB gene encoding siroheme decarboxylase subunit beta produces the protein MSTAAHDVIDLALIRATQTGLPLEPAPFAAVAATLGLDEAEVIARLAAMQARGTLRRIGAVPNHYRLGWRANGMTVWDVDDACVDALGERVGALPFVSHCYLRPRRLPHWPYNLFAMVHARTRADAAPQIDRIAALLGHACRAHDVLWSTRILKKTGLRLPPAVAASQEPR, from the coding sequence ATGTCCACCGCCGCCCACGATGTCATCGACCTTGCCCTGATCCGCGCCACCCAAACGGGCCTGCCGCTGGAGCCGGCGCCGTTCGCGGCAGTGGCCGCCACGCTGGGACTCGACGAAGCCGAAGTCATCGCCCGGCTGGCGGCGATGCAGGCGCGCGGCACGCTGCGCCGCATCGGCGCGGTACCCAACCACTACCGGCTGGGCTGGCGCGCCAACGGCATGACGGTGTGGGACGTGGACGATGCCTGCGTCGATGCGCTCGGCGAACGCGTCGGTGCGCTGCCCTTCGTCAGCCACTGCTACCTGCGCCCGCGCCGGCTGCCGCACTGGCCCTACAACCTGTTCGCGATGGTCCATGCGCGCACGCGCGCCGACGCGGCGCCGCAGATCGACCGCATCGCGGCGCTGCTGGGCCACGCCTGCCGCGCGCATGACGTGCTGTGGTCCACCCGCATCCTGAAGAAAACCGGCCTGCGCCTGCCGCCGGCCGTCGCTGCCTCACAGGAGCCACGCTGA
- a CDS encoding c-type cytochrome, with the protein MDPLALIARAWRGATVTMLAAALLTAPAAASAQPTPARQAQLAHWLRDDCGACHGMTLRGGLGPPLTREALAGKPPESLVATVLYGRPGTAMPPWQPFMTQDEAQWLIERLRAGTPPTVMPTAMPAVMPVNAAPAR; encoded by the coding sequence ATGGATCCTCTCGCTCTGATTGCCCGGGCGTGGCGTGGCGCCACGGTGACGATGCTGGCCGCGGCGCTGCTGACCGCGCCGGCAGCGGCATCGGCGCAGCCCACGCCCGCCCGGCAGGCGCAACTGGCGCACTGGCTGCGCGATGACTGCGGCGCCTGCCACGGCATGACGCTGCGCGGCGGCCTGGGTCCGCCGCTGACGCGCGAGGCGCTGGCGGGCAAGCCGCCCGAGAGCCTCGTCGCCACCGTGCTGTACGGGCGGCCCGGCACCGCCATGCCGCCCTGGCAACCCTTCATGACGCAGGATGAAGCCCAATGGCTGATCGAACGACTCCGGGCCGGCACCCCGCCGACCGTCATGCCGACCGCCATGCCGGCCGTCATGCCAGTCAACGCGGCGCCGGCACGCTGA
- a CDS encoding cytochrome D1 domain-containing protein, with protein sequence MADRTTPGRHPADRHADRHAGRHASQRGAGTLMRGLATALACATALLAGCAGAVRGTGDLGVVVERAAGRLQIVETTGMTRLATVDGLGDLSHASVVFSRDARYAYVFGRDGGLTRVDLLDARITHRILQAGNSIGGAISQDGRVVAAQNYAPGGIRLFDAQTLEPLADLPAIGQDGRRAKVVGLADLPGRRFAASLFESGEIWIIDAADPRYPQVTRLPAGREPYDGLVTPDGRWYLAGLFGEDGLALVDLWQAPPQARRILSGYGRGGQPLPVYKMPHLRGWAMAQGQAWLPAIGRHEVLVADPARGWQQAARVALAGQPVFVMARPDGRQVWVNFAFPHNDTVQVIDTATREVVRTLRPCRGVLHMEFTPKGEALWLSCRDDNRVEVYDTGTLARIATLPADNPSGIFFTARAQRFGM encoded by the coding sequence ATGGCTGATCGAACGACTCCGGGCCGGCACCCCGCCGACCGTCATGCCGACCGCCATGCCGGCCGTCATGCCAGTCAACGCGGCGCCGGCACGCTGATGCGCGGACTGGCCACCGCCCTCGCCTGCGCCACAGCGCTGCTGGCCGGCTGTGCCGGCGCGGTGCGCGGCACCGGCGATCTCGGCGTGGTGGTGGAACGTGCCGCCGGCCGGCTGCAGATCGTGGAAACCACCGGCATGACGCGGCTGGCCACGGTCGACGGCCTGGGCGACCTGTCGCACGCCAGCGTGGTGTTCTCGCGCGATGCGCGCTACGCCTACGTGTTCGGCCGCGACGGCGGGCTCACGCGCGTGGACCTGCTGGACGCGCGCATCACGCACCGCATCCTGCAGGCCGGCAACAGCATCGGCGGCGCGATCTCGCAGGATGGCCGCGTGGTGGCCGCACAGAATTACGCGCCGGGCGGGATCCGGCTGTTCGATGCCCAAACGCTTGAGCCGCTGGCGGACCTGCCGGCCATCGGCCAGGACGGGCGCCGCGCCAAGGTGGTGGGCCTGGCCGACCTGCCGGGCAGGCGCTTTGCCGCCAGCCTGTTCGAGTCCGGCGAGATCTGGATCATCGATGCCGCCGATCCGCGTTATCCGCAGGTGACGCGCCTGCCGGCCGGGCGCGAGCCGTACGACGGCCTGGTCACGCCCGACGGACGCTGGTACCTCGCCGGCCTGTTCGGCGAGGACGGGCTGGCGCTGGTCGACCTGTGGCAGGCGCCGCCGCAGGCACGCCGCATCCTCTCCGGCTACGGCCGCGGCGGCCAGCCGCTGCCGGTCTACAAGATGCCGCACCTGCGCGGCTGGGCGATGGCGCAGGGCCAGGCATGGCTGCCGGCCATCGGCCGGCACGAAGTGCTGGTGGCCGACCCCGCGCGCGGCTGGCAGCAGGCCGCGCGCGTGGCGCTGGCCGGCCAGCCGGTCTTTGTCATGGCACGCCCGGACGGACGGCAAGTCTGGGTCAACTTCGCCTTCCCGCACAACGACACCGTACAGGTCATCGACACCGCCACGCGCGAGGTGGTACGCACGCTGCGCCCGTGCCGCGGCGTGCTGCACATGGAATTCACGCCCAAGGGAGAGGCGCTGTGGCTGTCGTGCCGCGACGACAACCGCGTCGAGGTCTATGACACCGGCACGCTGGCGCGCATCGCCACGCTGCCGGCCGACAATCCCAGCGGCATCTTCTTCACCGCGCGGGCGCAGCGCTTCGGCATGTAA
- a CDS encoding c-type cytochrome, translated as MKLPTHLTARLPALLAAAGCVLSFGAAVPGVAHANQQLASSKACLSCHGVDKKLIGPAFKDVKAKYAGKKDGQPHMVQSILKGSNGQWGAMPMPANAVSEAEANTLAKWILSL; from the coding sequence ATGAAGCTCCCCACCCACCTGACCGCGCGCCTCCCCGCGCTGCTAGCGGCCGCCGGCTGTGTCCTGTCGTTCGGCGCCGCCGTCCCCGGCGTCGCCCATGCCAACCAGCAGCTTGCATCCAGCAAGGCCTGCCTGTCCTGCCACGGCGTCGACAAGAAGCTGATCGGACCGGCCTTCAAGGACGTCAAGGCCAAATACGCAGGCAAGAAAGACGGGCAGCCGCATATGGTCCAGTCGATCCTGAAGGGCAGCAACGGCCAGTGGGGCGCGATGCCGATGCCGGCCAACGCCGTCAGCGAGGCCGAGGCCAACACGCTGGCCAAATGGATCCTCTCGCTCTGA
- a CDS encoding TerC family protein → MHTFATAPMWAGFFVLVLGTLLVDIFVLGGRHAHRVSTREALGWTLAWMTLATLFGIALWWVVAEEAGHEAAYRKVLEFYTGYLIELSLSVDNMFVFAMIFSYFAVPPELQRRVLLLGVLGAILMRAVMILVGVWLISQFAWILYVFGVFLVITGIKMLFMSRHAPDLARNPIVRFLCAHMRITPDYHGERFFVRIGGLRYATPMFVVVLMIEATDLVFAVDSIPAIFAVTTDPFIVFTSNIFAIMGLRALYFLLANLAAHFQYLKYGLAIVLAFIGAKMLIEPWFHVPVHWSLGAVAMTLFVSVLLSQARTRRAAAAGDQPGRSGAPRGRGAGNRRT, encoded by the coding sequence ATGCACACCTTTGCCACTGCCCCGATGTGGGCCGGATTCTTCGTTCTGGTGCTGGGCACGCTGCTCGTGGACATCTTTGTCCTTGGCGGACGGCATGCACACCGCGTTTCCACGCGCGAGGCGCTCGGATGGACCCTCGCCTGGATGACCCTGGCCACGCTCTTCGGCATCGCGCTGTGGTGGGTGGTGGCCGAGGAAGCGGGCCACGAGGCGGCCTATCGCAAGGTGCTCGAGTTCTACACCGGCTACCTGATCGAGCTGTCGCTGTCGGTCGACAATATGTTCGTGTTCGCCATGATCTTCAGCTATTTCGCCGTGCCGCCGGAGCTGCAGCGCCGGGTGCTGCTGCTCGGCGTGCTCGGCGCGATCCTGATGCGCGCCGTCATGATCCTGGTGGGGGTATGGCTGATCAGCCAGTTTGCCTGGATCCTCTACGTGTTCGGCGTGTTCCTTGTCATCACCGGCATCAAGATGCTGTTCATGTCCCGGCATGCGCCCGACCTCGCGCGCAATCCCATCGTCCGCTTCCTGTGCGCCCATATGCGCATCACCCCGGACTATCACGGCGAACGCTTTTTCGTGCGCATCGGCGGCCTGCGCTATGCGACCCCGATGTTCGTCGTGGTACTGATGATCGAGGCCACCGACCTGGTGTTCGCCGTGGACAGCATCCCGGCGATCTTTGCCGTGACCACCGATCCGTTCATCGTCTTCACCTCGAACATCTTCGCGATCATGGGGTTGCGGGCCCTGTATTTCCTGCTCGCCAACCTGGCGGCGCATTTCCAGTACCTGAAGTACGGCCTCGCCATCGTGCTCGCTTTCATCGGTGCCAAGATGCTGATCGAGCCGTGGTTCCACGTACCGGTGCACTGGTCCCTGGGCGCGGTCGCGATGACGCTGTTTGTCTCCGTCCTGCTCAGCCAGGCCAGGACCAGGCGAGCCGCCGCAGCGGGCGATCAGCCGGGCCGCAGCGGCGCACCGCGCGGACGCGGGGCCGGAAACCGGCGCACATGA
- a CDS encoding AMP-binding protein: MNEDSPPRQNYEDALLGIVGEMSTAMRPQTETGAAATPSMDSALEAELGFDSLTRAELLTRIEQRFGVSLPEQVLAQADTPRALLRAVLAARDLPPGAEDAPARLARPAPADTAAQAPDGAATITDVLRWHLHHHPDRTHIILHSGDGEDTPISFAQLHRRACAVAAGLAARGVRAGTTVALMLPTSAEYFYCFTGILLAGGIPVPLYPPARLAQIGDHLQRHAGILANAQAPILITVAEARPLATLLKAGTGTLHSVLTPQEVEDTATAPVHAMLRAHDIALLQYTSGSTGSPKGVVLTHANLLANLRAMGTALSADSRDVFVSWLPLYHDMGLIGAWLGSLYYAFPLVVMSPLTFLARPERWLWAIHKYRGTLSGGPNFAYELCLHRLAQADLSGLDLSSWRFAFNGAEPVSLQTMRKFTARFARHGLRAQAAAPVYGLAEASVGLTFPPPGRNLTADLIDRAAFVRTSRAVPAEADGPDVAGERDTMEIPSCGRPLPGHELRIVDASGCELPERQEGLLQFRGPSATSGYFRNPAQTRQLFDRGWLNTGDYAYIADGELFITGRAKETIVRGGRNLYPYEVEQAIGAIPGIRKGCVAVFGSPDPDSGTEHIVVMAETAATDEPARRALQRQVLKTALDVLGMPPDHVVLVPPHTILKTSSGKIRRAACRERFEHGGTGLGDAAPWLQIARFGWQALLPQLRRGRHAAAGLSYSLYAWLLFAAMAPVTCLASVAMHRPAMGWALSHHAARLLLRLAAVPWFVQGLEHLPRNRACVLVSNHASYLDGMVLIAALPMPVCVVAKRELQAQRIPGAYLSSIGADFIDRFDNVRESEAIERLVTAVRAGRSALLFPEGTFGREPGLQRFRSGAFLAAARAGAPVVPIALRGTRSVLRDGQWLPRRGPISVVIGRPLSPDGQDWPAAMRLRNAARTEILHYCGEPDALRAKAQPARPHLARQLP, translated from the coding sequence ATGAACGAAGACTCACCCCCGCGGCAGAACTACGAAGATGCCTTGCTCGGCATCGTGGGGGAGATGTCTACCGCCATGCGGCCGCAGACGGAAACCGGCGCGGCGGCCACACCCTCGATGGACAGCGCGCTCGAGGCCGAACTGGGCTTCGACAGCCTGACGCGCGCCGAACTGCTGACCCGCATCGAGCAGCGTTTCGGCGTCAGCCTGCCGGAGCAGGTACTGGCCCAGGCCGACACCCCGCGCGCACTGCTGCGCGCCGTGCTCGCCGCCAGGGACCTGCCGCCCGGCGCCGAAGATGCGCCCGCGCGGCTGGCCCGCCCGGCACCGGCGGATACCGCGGCGCAGGCGCCAGACGGTGCCGCCACGATCACGGACGTGCTGCGCTGGCACCTGCACCACCACCCTGACCGAACCCACATCATCCTGCACAGCGGCGACGGCGAAGATACGCCGATCAGCTTTGCGCAACTGCACCGGCGCGCCTGCGCCGTAGCCGCCGGCCTGGCCGCACGCGGCGTGCGCGCCGGTACGACCGTGGCGCTGATGCTGCCAACCAGCGCGGAGTACTTCTACTGTTTTACCGGCATCCTGCTGGCAGGCGGCATCCCCGTGCCGCTCTACCCGCCAGCGCGGCTGGCGCAGATCGGCGACCACCTGCAGCGCCACGCCGGCATCCTGGCCAACGCGCAGGCGCCAATCCTGATCACGGTGGCCGAAGCCCGGCCGCTCGCCACCCTGCTCAAGGCCGGCACCGGCACGCTGCACAGCGTGCTGACGCCACAAGAGGTGGAGGACACAGCCACAGCGCCGGTCCATGCGATGCTGCGCGCGCACGACATTGCGCTGCTGCAATACACGTCCGGCAGCACCGGCTCGCCCAAGGGCGTGGTGCTGACGCATGCCAACCTGCTGGCCAACCTGCGCGCCATGGGCACGGCGCTGTCGGCCGACTCGCGCGACGTCTTTGTCAGCTGGCTGCCGCTGTATCACGACATGGGCCTGATTGGCGCCTGGCTGGGCAGCCTGTACTACGCCTTCCCGCTGGTGGTGATGTCGCCGCTCACGTTCCTGGCGCGGCCCGAGCGCTGGCTTTGGGCGATCCACAAATACCGCGGCACGCTGTCGGGCGGGCCCAACTTCGCATATGAACTGTGCCTGCACAGGCTGGCCCAGGCGGACCTGTCGGGGCTGGACCTGTCGAGCTGGCGTTTCGCCTTCAACGGCGCCGAGCCCGTGAGCCTGCAGACCATGCGCAAGTTCACGGCGCGCTTCGCCCGGCATGGGCTGCGCGCGCAAGCGGCTGCGCCGGTCTACGGGCTGGCGGAGGCCTCGGTTGGCCTGACGTTTCCGCCGCCGGGACGCAATCTGACTGCCGACCTCATCGACCGCGCCGCATTCGTACGCACATCGCGGGCCGTTCCTGCCGAGGCGGACGGGCCAGACGTGGCGGGCGAGCGGGACACCATGGAGATCCCCTCGTGCGGCCGGCCGCTGCCCGGCCACGAACTCCGCATCGTCGACGCCAGCGGCTGCGAGCTGCCCGAGCGGCAGGAGGGCCTGCTGCAGTTCCGCGGGCCTTCGGCCACCAGCGGCTATTTCCGCAACCCGGCACAGACGCGCCAGCTCTTCGATCGCGGCTGGCTCAATACCGGGGACTACGCCTATATCGCCGACGGCGAGCTCTTCATCACCGGCCGCGCCAAGGAAACCATCGTTCGCGGCGGCCGCAATCTCTATCCCTACGAAGTGGAGCAGGCCATCGGCGCGATTCCGGGCATCCGCAAGGGCTGCGTCGCGGTGTTCGGCAGCCCCGATCCGGACAGCGGCACCGAGCACATCGTGGTGATGGCGGAAACCGCTGCAACGGACGAACCGGCACGCCGCGCGCTGCAACGGCAGGTGCTGAAGACCGCGCTCGATGTACTGGGCATGCCGCCGGACCATGTCGTGCTGGTGCCGCCGCACACCATCCTGAAGACGTCGAGCGGCAAGATCCGGCGCGCCGCCTGCCGCGAGCGGTTCGAGCATGGCGGCACCGGCCTGGGCGACGCCGCGCCATGGCTGCAGATTGCGCGCTTCGGCTGGCAGGCGCTGCTGCCGCAGTTGCGGCGCGGCCGGCATGCCGCCGCCGGGCTGTCCTATTCGCTGTACGCCTGGCTGTTGTTCGCCGCGATGGCGCCGGTGACGTGCCTGGCATCGGTGGCGATGCACCGGCCTGCCATGGGCTGGGCGCTCAGCCATCATGCGGCCCGGCTGCTGCTGCGGCTGGCCGCCGTGCCATGGTTCGTGCAGGGGCTGGAGCACCTGCCGCGCAATCGCGCCTGCGTGCTGGTATCGAACCATGCCAGCTACCTGGACGGCATGGTGCTGATCGCCGCACTGCCCATGCCGGTATGCGTGGTGGCCAAGCGCGAGCTGCAAGCTCAACGCATCCCGGGCGCCTACCTGTCCAGCATCGGGGCCGACTTCATCGACCGCTTCGACAACGTGCGCGAATCCGAGGCCATCGAGCGGCTGGTCACGGCGGTGCGCGCCGGACGGTCTGCCCTGCTGTTCCCGGAAGGCACCTTCGGCCGCGAGCCCGGGCTGCAACGTTTCCGCTCGGGCGCCTTCCTCGCCGCCGCCCGTGCCGGCGCCCCGGTGGTTCCCATTGCGCTGCGGGGCACCCGCTCGGTGCTGCGCGACGGCCAGTGGCTGCCGCGCCGGGGCCCGATCAGCGTCGTCATCGGCCGGCCCCTGTCTCCTGACGGGCAGGACTGGCCCGCGGCAATGCGGCTGCGCAATGCCGCCCGCACCGAGATCCTGCACTACTGCGGCGAACCCGATGCACTGCGCGCGAAGGCCCAGCCTGCGCGGCCCCACCTCGCGCGGCAGCTGCCATGA